One Notolabrus celidotus isolate fNotCel1 chromosome 18, fNotCel1.pri, whole genome shotgun sequence DNA window includes the following coding sequences:
- the LOC117829667 gene encoding uncharacterized protein LOC117829667 isoform X1: protein MENNSIMITSESLHPLVDKHFENITSAQWSLLAAGAWDSDTEDTLTDLLTEIVQTLSADILKIVIPMFQERLFGNESEKNIVQAMEEVNLTLCLGDSIPESFAAALQVPAEKCESAEKLTGLVESEVLQKVASVLSVAINSKSWPEDPVVFVPASISKMSILRRMLTHATECLKRFVNRHFFGRYAYGEISSYISNRSQSLNEEEEERCASAPSRTSRISVLSATKAVSEILEKWSDEKQEVTEDVEKATTPPDTSRDAEIAAHEIVHQIMEDNRDMDFEAACSVVGSPVKRHLNMLSIHNMVKDFFSSRVKHPKEEKKEDVREQFHKVIAKQFQKMKKELRSTFGKKDSSFVVSLKQVSKSSKHQEEDGAVGVALPGEIPDPKTPKPKRRNRLQMDNVEMISVRKQNFSPIDYESIKSDVDRLFYQVNSQNTVDSESEIISGSDIKIFSRELTVMMYDHLVRSQTYRLPMAAPGKCLSDSVISQARGKFDFQTSPGVLYVMTEDAVRKFLQKIVMQLEMDAEELNQLMSIPLTDIENAIKLLKHAPEESSYRQSVVPSDASQRSENSVASSNFSSWHNCSHVKLHFETFSSNPTSPETPSSNPTSPETPSSDPTSPETPSSDPTSSQKSSPSCPGSSLFLSTSVTGSPQIPSKPTSDPNVCPPPPPNTPRVMPAPNNNQSAVNARMAINLIRAMIIKLHSKALRGYRLSLKTDHLNDLLERLSNKVLNDIDVLPVSRIKSRKKFLKDMLEDLNKEFGSPGETLMAAIHEEYHFDEVFLNYLKIRLSAPQNVPKQSKVVRFFRALGRALTRPFVECLT from the exons ATGGAAAACAACTCAATCATGATCACATCAGAATCTCTCCATCCCCTTGTGGACAAACACTTTGAGAATATCACTTCAGCACAATGGAGTTTGTTAGCAGCAGGAGCATGGGATTCAGACACAGAAGACACCCTGACTGACCTGCTGACAGAAATAGTGCAGACTCTTTCCGCAGATATCCTGAAGATTGTGATACCGATGTTTCAGGAGCGTCTGTTCGGGAATGAGTCTGAGAAGAACATCGTTCAAGCCATGGAGGAGGTGAATTTGACACTATGCCTGGGTGACTCCATCCCAGAAAGCTTTGCAGCAGCTCTTCAGGTACCAGCAGAGAAATGTGAGAGTGCAGAAAAGCTGACAGGTTTGGTAGAGAGTGAAGTTTTACAGAAGGTAGCTTCTGTTCTTTCAGTGGCCATCAACAGCAAGAGTTGGCCAGAGGATCCTGTGGTTTTTGTTCCAGCATCCATATCAAAAATGTCAATCCTGCGTCGCATGTTAACGCACGCCACAGAGTGTTTGAAGAGGTTTGTAAACAGGCACTTTTTTGGAAGGTATGCATACGGTGAGATTTCTTCCTACATCAGTAACAGATCCCAATCactaaatgaagaagaagaagagagatgtGCATCGGCTCCCAGCAGAACATCGAGGATCTCTGTCCTCTCAGCGACCAAAGCTGTGAGTGAGATCTTAGAGAAATGGTCCGATGAGAAGCAGGAAGTCACTGAAGACGTAGAAAAGGCTACCACACCCCCAGACACCTCTCGTGATGCTGAGATAGCAGCACATGAAATAGTCCATCAAATTATGGAGGACAACAGAGACATGGACTTTGAAGCTGCATGCAGTGTAGTCGGTAGCCCTGTTAAAAGACACTTGAACATGCTGTCGATCCATAACATGGTGAAGGACTTCTTCTCATCAAGAGTGAAACAtccaaaggaggagaagaaagaggatgTTAGAGAACAGTTTCACAAGGTCATTGCAAAGCAGTTCCAGAAGATGAAAAAAGAGCTGAGGAGCACATTTGGGAAAAAGGACAGCAGCTTTGTGGTGAGTCTGAAACAGGTTTCAAAGTCCTCTAAGCACCAGGAGGAGGATGGGGCTGTTGGAGTCGCTCTTCCCGGAGAAATACCAGACCCAAAGACCCCCAAGCCCAAACGTAGGAATAGATTACAGATGGACAATGTCGAAATGATCAGTGTGAGAAAGCAGAACTTTTCTCCAATAGATTATGAAAGCATTAAAAGTGATGTTGACCGCTTGTTTTACCAAGTCAACTCCCAAAACACAGTAGACAGTGAAAGTGAAATCATAAGTGGCAGCGATATCAAGATTTTTTCAAGGGAACTGACTGTTATGATGTACGATCATTTGGTTCGGTCTCAAACGTATCGGCTTCCCATGGCTGCACCAGGAAAATGTCTGTCTGACTCAGTGATCTCTCAGGCCCGCGGAAAGTTCGATTTCCAAACTTCTCCCGGGGTCCTGTACGTCATGACAGAGGATGCAGTCAGAAAGTTTCTGCAGAAGATCGTAATGCAGTTAGAGATGGATGCAGAAGAATTAAACCAGCTAATGTCCATTCCACTGACTGACATTGAAAATGCAATCAAATTGTTGAAGCATGCACCAGAAGAAAGCAGCTACAGGCAGTCTGTCGTACCCTCGGATGCAAGCCAGCGATCAGAAAACAGTGTTGCCTCATCAAATTTCTCCAGTTGGCATAACTGCTCACATGTCAAGCTTCACTTTGAGACATTCTCTTCAA ATCCAACATCACCTGAGACACCCTCTTCAAATCCAACATCACCCGAGACACCCTCTTCAGATCCAACATCACCCGAGACACCCTCTTCAGATCCAACATCATCTCAGAAATCCTCTCCTTCATGCCCAGGATCATCCCTGTTCCTCTCAACTTCAGTTACAGGATCCCCTCAGATACCCTCTAAGCCTACAAGTGATCCTAACGTatgtcctcctccaccacccaaCACTCCACGTGTCATGCCAGCACCGAACAACAACCAAAGTGCTGTTAATGCAAGAATGGCCATAAACCTGATCCGTGCTATGATCATTAAGCTCCACTCAAAAGCCTTGAGGGGTTACAGACTGTCCCTGAAAACAGATCATCTCAACGACCTCCTGGAACGACTGTCAAACAAAGTCCTGAATGACATCGACGTCCTTCCCGTCAGCCGAATTAAAAGCAGAAAGAAATTCCTCAAGGACATGTTGGAGGACCTGAACAAAGAGTTTGGCTCTCCAGGAGAGACACTGATGGCAGCGATACACGAAGAGTATCATTTTGACGAGGTTTTCCTGAATTATCTGAAGATCCGACTGAGCGCCCCCCAAAATGTCCCAAAGCAGAGTAAAGTTGTTCGGTTCTTCAGGGCTCTGGGGAGAGCTCTGACCAGACCCTTTGTTGAGTGCTTGACTTAG
- the LOC117830403 gene encoding uncharacterized protein LOC117830403, whose translation MLNSFKIELHCMTCFSFCLYPAASAPNVAPTGTASQSSTYSSQSPRTRTLLVANASLAIDGNKNPEHFGGSCTHTLEGDTHWWSLLLPAVYRITHISITNRMLITQRINDAQILIGTSTDNNGNNNPRCDGVYGINPGATRTFNCGGMIGQMVTVNLKGSYGALSMCELEVYGEMAAPSFSAVVMGRSVEVVEKKLCWSDALFYCRDFYWDLLSIRSEEEQREVEEVLKSVSFPLTERVWLGLRRDLMGDTWFWMSGDSMDFNDLKTQSTWDNTSPCGAMDSSDGFHWGDRPCGEHLHFVCLKDIQRDNKRLEFYSSSRP comes from the exons atgttaaacagctttaaaatcgAACTGCATTGTATGACctgcttttcattttgtctGTACCCAGCTGCCTCTGCACCAAATGTGGCGCCAACTGGAACAGCATCTCAGTCATCAACATATAGTTCTCAGTCACCAAGGACAAGAACACTGTTAGTTGCTAATGCTTCATTAGCAATTGATGGGAATAAAAATCCAGAGCATTTTGGTGGCTCCTGCACCCATACATTAGAGGGAGACACCCACTGGTGGAGTTTGCTCCTGCCAGCTGTTTACAGGATCACACACATCAGCATCACCAACAGAATGCTCATTACTCAACGCATCAATGATGCTCAGATCCTCATCGGTACTTCCACAGACAACAACGGCAACAACAACCCAAG ATGTGACGGTGTATACGGCATCAACCCTGGAGCTACAAGAACTTTCAACTGTGGAGGAATGATCGGTCAGATGGTCACTGTGAATCTCAAAGGATCATATGGTGCGTTGTCAATGTGTGAGTTGGAAGTGTATGGAG AAATGGCTGCTCCGTCCTTCAGCGCCGTGGTGATGGGTAGGAGCGTAGAAGTGGTGGAGAAGAAGCTGTGTTGGTCTGATGCTCTGTTCTACTGCAGAGACTTCTACTGGGACCTGCTCAGCATACGCagtgaggaggagcagagggaggtggaggaggtgctAAAGAGCGTCTCCTTCCCCCTCACTGAGCGTGTTTGGTTGGGCCTGCGCAG GGACTTGATGGGTGACACCTGGTTCTGGATGTCTGGTGATTCCATGGATTTCAACGACTTGAAGACTCAGTCCACCTGGGACAACACCAGTCCATGTGGTGCCATGGACAGCAGCGACGGCTTCCACTGGGGGGATCGTCCATGTGGAGAGCACCTTCATTTCGTCTGTTTGAAAG ACATCCAGAGAGACAACAAGAGATTGGAGttctacagcagcagcagaccatAA
- the LOC117830465 gene encoding deleted in malignant brain tumors 1 protein-like — protein MVVCRQLGCGTALSAPLSAHFGAGSGPIWLDDVACSGRESSLTNCGQGGFGQHDCDHGDDAGVICSGDDIRLAGSGSTRCSGRVEIYHDQTWGTVCDDSWDLNDANLVCRQLGCGTALSAPRWAHFGAGSGPIWLDDVACSREESSFSDCGHGGFGQHDCGHSEDAGVVCSEPKMEDGL, from the exons ATGGTGGTGTGCAGACAGTTGGGCTGTGGCACAGCACTGAGCGCCCCTCTGTCGGCCCACTTTGGTGCAGGAAGCGGACCGATCTGGCTTGATGACGTTGCCTGTTCAGGAAGAGAGAGTTCTTTAACGAACTGTGGACAAGGTGGATTCGGCCAACATGACTGTGATCACGGTGACGATGCTGGTGTGATCTGTTCAG GCGATGACATCAGGTTAGCTGGGTCAGGGTCTACTCGATGCTCTGGAAGGGTTGAAATCTACCATGACCAGACCTGGGGAACAGTCTGTGATGACAGCTGGGACCTGAATGATGCAAACTTGGTGTGCAGACAGTTGGGCTGCGGCACAGCACTGAGTGCCCCTCGGTGGGCCCACTTTGGTGCAGGAAGCGGACCGATCTGGCTCGATGACGTTGCCTGTTCAAGAGAAGAGAGTTCCTTTTCTGACTGTGGACACGGTGGATTCGGCCAACATGACTGTGGTCACAGTGAAGACGCCGGTGTGGTCTGTTCAG AACCAAAGATGGAGGATGGTTTGTAG
- the LOC117829667 gene encoding uncharacterized protein LOC117829667 isoform X2, whose amino-acid sequence MENNSIMITSESLHPLVDKHFENITSAQWSLLAAGAWDSDTEDTLTDLLTEIVQTLSADILKIVIPMFQERLFGNESEKNIVQAMEEVNLTLCLGDSIPESFAAALQVPAEKCESAEKLTGLVESEVLQKVASVLSVAINSKSWPEDPVVFVPASISKMSILRRMLTHATECLKRFVNRHFFGRYAYGEISSYISNRSQSLNEEEEERCASAPSRTSRISVLSATKAVSEILEKWSDEKQEVTEDVEKATTPPDTSRDAEIAAHEIVHQIMEDNRDMDFEAACSVVGSPVKRHLNMLSIHNMVKDFFSSRVKHPKEEKKEDVREQFHKVIAKQFQKMKKELRSTFGKKDSSFVVSLKQVSKSSKHQEEDGAVGVALPGEIPDPKTPKPKRRNRLQMDNVEMISVRKQNFSPIDYESIKSDVDRLFYQVNSQNTVDSESEIISGSDIKIFSRELTVMMYDHLVRSQTYRLPMAAPGKCLSDSVISQARGKFDFQTSPGVLYVMTEDAVRKFLQKIVMQLEMDAEELNQLMSIPLTDIENAIKLLKHAPEESSYRQSVVPSDASQRSENSVASSNFSSWHNCSHVKLHFETFSSNPTSPETPSSDPTSPETPSSDPTSSQKSSPSCPGSSLFLSTSVTGSPQIPSKPTSDPNVCPPPPPNTPRVMPAPNNNQSAVNARMAINLIRAMIIKLHSKALRGYRLSLKTDHLNDLLERLSNKVLNDIDVLPVSRIKSRKKFLKDMLEDLNKEFGSPGETLMAAIHEEYHFDEVFLNYLKIRLSAPQNVPKQSKVVRFFRALGRALTRPFVECLT is encoded by the exons ATGGAAAACAACTCAATCATGATCACATCAGAATCTCTCCATCCCCTTGTGGACAAACACTTTGAGAATATCACTTCAGCACAATGGAGTTTGTTAGCAGCAGGAGCATGGGATTCAGACACAGAAGACACCCTGACTGACCTGCTGACAGAAATAGTGCAGACTCTTTCCGCAGATATCCTGAAGATTGTGATACCGATGTTTCAGGAGCGTCTGTTCGGGAATGAGTCTGAGAAGAACATCGTTCAAGCCATGGAGGAGGTGAATTTGACACTATGCCTGGGTGACTCCATCCCAGAAAGCTTTGCAGCAGCTCTTCAGGTACCAGCAGAGAAATGTGAGAGTGCAGAAAAGCTGACAGGTTTGGTAGAGAGTGAAGTTTTACAGAAGGTAGCTTCTGTTCTTTCAGTGGCCATCAACAGCAAGAGTTGGCCAGAGGATCCTGTGGTTTTTGTTCCAGCATCCATATCAAAAATGTCAATCCTGCGTCGCATGTTAACGCACGCCACAGAGTGTTTGAAGAGGTTTGTAAACAGGCACTTTTTTGGAAGGTATGCATACGGTGAGATTTCTTCCTACATCAGTAACAGATCCCAATCactaaatgaagaagaagaagagagatgtGCATCGGCTCCCAGCAGAACATCGAGGATCTCTGTCCTCTCAGCGACCAAAGCTGTGAGTGAGATCTTAGAGAAATGGTCCGATGAGAAGCAGGAAGTCACTGAAGACGTAGAAAAGGCTACCACACCCCCAGACACCTCTCGTGATGCTGAGATAGCAGCACATGAAATAGTCCATCAAATTATGGAGGACAACAGAGACATGGACTTTGAAGCTGCATGCAGTGTAGTCGGTAGCCCTGTTAAAAGACACTTGAACATGCTGTCGATCCATAACATGGTGAAGGACTTCTTCTCATCAAGAGTGAAACAtccaaaggaggagaagaaagaggatgTTAGAGAACAGTTTCACAAGGTCATTGCAAAGCAGTTCCAGAAGATGAAAAAAGAGCTGAGGAGCACATTTGGGAAAAAGGACAGCAGCTTTGTGGTGAGTCTGAAACAGGTTTCAAAGTCCTCTAAGCACCAGGAGGAGGATGGGGCTGTTGGAGTCGCTCTTCCCGGAGAAATACCAGACCCAAAGACCCCCAAGCCCAAACGTAGGAATAGATTACAGATGGACAATGTCGAAATGATCAGTGTGAGAAAGCAGAACTTTTCTCCAATAGATTATGAAAGCATTAAAAGTGATGTTGACCGCTTGTTTTACCAAGTCAACTCCCAAAACACAGTAGACAGTGAAAGTGAAATCATAAGTGGCAGCGATATCAAGATTTTTTCAAGGGAACTGACTGTTATGATGTACGATCATTTGGTTCGGTCTCAAACGTATCGGCTTCCCATGGCTGCACCAGGAAAATGTCTGTCTGACTCAGTGATCTCTCAGGCCCGCGGAAAGTTCGATTTCCAAACTTCTCCCGGGGTCCTGTACGTCATGACAGAGGATGCAGTCAGAAAGTTTCTGCAGAAGATCGTAATGCAGTTAGAGATGGATGCAGAAGAATTAAACCAGCTAATGTCCATTCCACTGACTGACATTGAAAATGCAATCAAATTGTTGAAGCATGCACCAGAAGAAAGCAGCTACAGGCAGTCTGTCGTACCCTCGGATGCAAGCCAGCGATCAGAAAACAGTGTTGCCTCATCAAATTTCTCCAGTTGGCATAACTGCTCACATGTCAAGCTTCACTTTGAGACATTCTCTTCAA ATCCAACATCACCCGAGACACCCTCTTCAGATCCAACATCACCCGAGACACCCTCTTCAGATCCAACATCATCTCAGAAATCCTCTCCTTCATGCCCAGGATCATCCCTGTTCCTCTCAACTTCAGTTACAGGATCCCCTCAGATACCCTCTAAGCCTACAAGTGATCCTAACGTatgtcctcctccaccacccaaCACTCCACGTGTCATGCCAGCACCGAACAACAACCAAAGTGCTGTTAATGCAAGAATGGCCATAAACCTGATCCGTGCTATGATCATTAAGCTCCACTCAAAAGCCTTGAGGGGTTACAGACTGTCCCTGAAAACAGATCATCTCAACGACCTCCTGGAACGACTGTCAAACAAAGTCCTGAATGACATCGACGTCCTTCCCGTCAGCCGAATTAAAAGCAGAAAGAAATTCCTCAAGGACATGTTGGAGGACCTGAACAAAGAGTTTGGCTCTCCAGGAGAGACACTGATGGCAGCGATACACGAAGAGTATCATTTTGACGAGGTTTTCCTGAATTATCTGAAGATCCGACTGAGCGCCCCCCAAAATGTCCCAAAGCAGAGTAAAGTTGTTCGGTTCTTCAGGGCTCTGGGGAGAGCTCTGACCAGACCCTTTGTTGAGTGCTTGACTTAG